The following are from one region of the Quercus robur chromosome 1, dhQueRobu3.1, whole genome shotgun sequence genome:
- the LOC126688879 gene encoding protein EARLY FLOWERING 4-like, translating to MTAPESESLVESIMDHYTTITKPQTLYTKNRLNDSDDDEEEEECDVEVWEMLSKSFIQVQSVLDQNRVLINQVNENHQSKIADNLAKNVALIREINTNISKVLSIYSDLSLNFSTIVHQRRAAVINCKRSVDDKA from the coding sequence ATGACAGCGCCTGAATCTGAGTCTTTGGTGGAGTCTATCATGGACCACTACACCACCATTACCAAACCTCAGACCCTTTACACCAAGAATCGCCTAAACGACAGTGACGACgatgaagaagaggaggagTGTGACGTGGAGGTCTGGGAGATGCTGAGCAAGAGCTTTATTCAAGTACAGTCCGTACTGGATCAGAACCGTGTGTTGATCAATCAGGTGAACGAGAACCACCAGTCCAAGATTGCTGACAATCTCGCCAAAAACGTTGCCCTAATCCGCGAGATCAATACCAACATCTCCAAAGTTCTCTCCATTTACTCCGACTTGTCCCTCAATTTCTCCACCATCGTTCACCAGCGTCGCGCCGCCGTGATCAATTGCAAGAGGAGCGTCGACGACAAAGCCTGA